The following coding sequences are from one Triticum dicoccoides isolate Atlit2015 ecotype Zavitan chromosome 4A, WEW_v2.0, whole genome shotgun sequence window:
- the LOC119288574 gene encoding uncharacterized protein LOC119288574 has translation MGMQQSTMTASGDGAKRALRRLPHVYSKVLELPLPADADVRAFEGTTALHFFAACGPMGEVRARLVRIYPGVVKVVVVHVGTGDDEYGDDMELDRWRYRLPEDCCPELAMAGYVDGQLIVTVPKGRGEGGDGARRCCSGAAGEIGGNLVAVQ, from the coding sequence ATGGGGATGCAACAGTCGACGATGACTGCGTCCGGCGACGGCGCCAAGAGGGCCCTCCGCCGGCTGCCGCACGTGTACAGCAAGGTGCTCGAGCTGCCGCTCCCGGCGGACGCCGACGTCAGGGCGTTCGAGGGCACCACCGCGCTCCACTTCTTCGCGGCCTGCGGCCCCATGGGCGAGGTGAGGGCGCGCCTCGTCAGGATTTACCCCGGGGTCGTCAAGGTGGTGGTGGTGCACGTTGGGACCGGAGACGACGAGTATGGCGACGACATGGAGCTTGATAGGTGGAGGTACCGGCTGCCTGAAGACTGTTGCCCGGAGCTGGCTATGGCCGGGTACGTCGACGGGCAGCTTATCGTGACGGTGCCCAAGGGCCgcggcgagggcggcgacggggctcGGAGGTGCTGCAGTGGAGCAGCGGGGGAGATTGGTGGGAATCTCGTGGCCGTGCAATAG